A window from Littorina saxatilis isolate snail1 linkage group LG9, US_GU_Lsax_2.0, whole genome shotgun sequence encodes these proteins:
- the LOC138977154 gene encoding cell surface glycoprotein 1-like, whose amino-acid sequence MSPQVPGGPGPVEGEKPGTFVEVNDFPTGTFVEDVPDEDENDKPDGEVFSSVEPDPETKQFKPTPNEPLLIIVRPGETPEQPTDGSRTPQDVVNEDPNAELVAELPEEDGKVPKVYKVTPKDDSPIKVDDPRDVLEQSKPDDKDDFPINKYGPVRVVVVDNTPESKPVVFCEKLTTGTPTEPPTPPTGTPTGPPTGLTTGTSVPTTQPTETGCPQEMSPQVPGGPGPIEGEKPGTFVEVNDFPTGTFVEDVPDEDENDKPDGEVFSSVEPDPETKQFKPTPNEPLLIIVRPGETPEQPTDGSRTPQDVVNEDPNAELVAELPEEDGKVYKVTPKDDSPIKVDDPRDVLEQSKVRFWL is encoded by the exons ATGAGTCCACAAGTACCAGGAGGCCCGGGTCCCGTCGAAGGAGAGAAGCCTGGCACCTTTGTAGAAGTCAACGACTTCCCAACTGGTACTTTTGTTGAAGACGTCCCTGATGAAGATGAAAACGATAAACCCGACGGTGAAGTCTTCTCTTCAGTGGAGCCGGAtccagag ACCAAACAGTTCAAACCAACCCCCAACGAGCCACTGCTGATCATCGTCAGGCCAGGAG AAACACCCGAACAACCAACAGATGGATCACGTACACCACAGGATGTGG TGAATGAGGACCCCAACGCCGAGTTGGTGGCTGAGCTTCCTGAAGAGGATGGTAAGGTTCCCAAGGTGTACAAGGTGACCCCCAAAGACGACAGCCCAATCAAAGTTGACGATCCACGGGATGTGTTGGAGCAATCCAAA CCGGATGACAAGGACGACTTCCCTATCAACAAGTACGGCCCTGTCAGAGTTGTTGTAGTGGATAACACACCTGAGTCCAAACCTGTTGTGTTCTGCGAGAAACTAACGACAG GGACCCCAACAgaaccaccaacaccacccacAGGGACCCCAACAGGACCACCCACAGGACTGACTACAGGAACAAGTGTTCCAACCACAC AACCCACAGAGACTGGATGCCCACAGGAGATGAGTCCACAAGTACCAGGAGGCCCGGGTCCCATCGAAGGAGAGAAGCCTGGCACCTTTGTAGAAGTCAACGACTTCCCAACTGGTACTTTTGTTGAAGACGTCCCTGATGAAGATGAAAACGATAAACCCGACGGTGAAGTCTTCTCTTCAGTGGAGCCGGAtccagag ACCAAACAGTTCAAACCAACCCCCAACGAGCCACTGCTGATCATCGTCAGGCCAGGAG AAACACCCGAACAACCAACAGATGGATCACGTACACCACAGGATGTGG TGAATGAGGACCCCAACGCCGAGTTGGTGGCTGAGCTTCCTGAAGAGGATGGTAAGGTGTACAAGGTGACCCCTAAAGACGACAGCCCCATCAAAGTAGACGATCCACGGGATGTGTTGGAGCAATCTAAAGTAAGATTCTGGCTGTAA
- the LOC138977398 gene encoding uncharacterized protein → MIDCRNVLSQKVYVLIEFVLQPDDKDDFPINKYGPVRVVVVDNTPEPKPVVFCEKLTTGTTGTPVEQTTGPVIQTTGILTGPPTGPPTEPPTPPTGTPTEPPTPPTGTPTGPPTGLTTGTSVPTTQPTETGCPQEMSPQVPGGPGPVEGEKPGTFVEVNDFPTGTFVEDVPDEDENDKPDGEVFSSVEPDPETKQFKPTPNEPLLIIVRPGETPEQPTDGSRTPQDVGKSNSKVLQLPLQHIIMSLYVMFYQ, encoded by the exons ATGATTGATTGCCGGAATGTTTTGTCTCAGAAAGTTTATGTTCTGATTGAATTTGTTTTACAGCCGGATGACAAGGACGACTTCCCTATCAACAAGTACGGCCCTGTCAGAGTTGTTGTAGTAGATAACACACCTGAGCCCAAACCTGTTGTGTTCTGCGAGAAACTCACGACAG GAACCACTGGAACACCAGTTGAACAAACCACAGGACCAGTAATACAAACCACGGGGATCCTAACAGGACCACCCACAGGGCCCCCAACAgaaccaccaacaccacccacAGGGACCCCAACAgaaccaccaacaccacccacAGGGACCCCAACAGGACCACCCACAGGACTGACTACAGGAACAAGTGTTCCAACCACAC AACCCACAGAGACTGGATGCCCACAGGAGATGAGTCCACAAGTACCAGGAGGCCCGGGTCCCGTCGAAGGAGAGAAGCCTGGCACCTTTGTAGAAGTCAACGACTTCCCAACTGGTACTTTTGTTGAAGACGTCCCTGATGAAGATGAAAACGATAAACCCGACGGTGAAGTCTTCTCTTCAGTGGAGCCGGAtccagag ACCAAACAGTTCAAACCAACCCCCAACGAGCCACTGCTGATCATCGTCAGGCCAGGAG AAACACCCGAACAACCAACAGATGGATCACGTACACCACAGGATGTGGGTAAGTCCAATTCGAAGGTTCTGCAGCTTCCATTgcaacatataattatgtcctTGTATGTGATGTTTTACCAGTGA